One genomic window of Streptococcus mitis includes the following:
- the glf gene encoding UDP-galactopyranose mutase, which translates to MYDYLIVGAGLSGAIFAYEATKRGKKVKVIDKRDHIGGNIYCENVEGVNVHKYGAHIFHTSNKKVWDYVNQFAEFNNYINSPVANYKGSLYNLPFNMNTFYAMWGTKTPQEVKNKIAEQTAHMKDVEPKNLEEQAIKLIGLDIYEKLIKGYTEKQWGRSATDLPPFIIKRLPVRLTFDNNYFNDRYQGIPIGGYNVIIENMLKDVEVELGVDFFANRQELEASAEKVVFTGMIDQYFDYKHGELEYRSLRFEHEVLDEENYQGNAVVNYTEREIPYTRIIEHKHFEYGTQDKTVITREYPADWKRGDEPYYPINDERNNAMFAKYQEEAAQNDKVIFCGRLADYKYYDMHVVIERALHVVEEEFNKDNEG; encoded by the coding sequence ATGTACGATTATCTAATCGTTGGTGCTGGTTTGTCTGGAGCAATTTTTGCTTATGAAGCAACCAAGCGTGGAAAAAAAGTAAAAGTTATTGATAAACGTGACCACATTGGTGGGAATATCTACTGTGAGAATGTAGAAGGGGTTAATGTTCATAAATATGGTGCACATATCTTCCATACTTCTAATAAGAAAGTCTGGGATTATGTTAATCAATTTGCTGAATTTAACAACTATATCAACTCGCCTGTAGCTAATTATAAGGGTAGCCTTTATAATCTACCTTTCAATATGAATACTTTCTATGCTATGTGGGGGACAAAAACTCCTCAAGAAGTGAAAAATAAGATTGCTGAGCAAACGGCTCATATGAAGGACGTTGAACCTAAAAACTTGGAAGAGCAAGCTATTAAGTTGATCGGTCTAGATATTTATGAAAAATTGATTAAAGGATATACTGAAAAGCAATGGGGACGTTCTGCGACTGACCTTCCACCGTTTATCATTAAACGTTTACCAGTTCGTTTAACCTTTGATAATAATTATTTTAACGACCGTTATCAAGGGATTCCAATTGGAGGGTACAACGTTATTATCGAAAATATGCTGAAGGATGTGGAAGTAGAACTTGGAGTTGACTTTTTTGCCAATCGTCAAGAATTAGAAGCTTCTGCTGAAAAAGTTGTCTTTACAGGGATGATTGACCAATACTTTGATTATAAACATGGTGAGTTAGAATACCGTAGTCTTCGTTTTGAGCATGAAGTTCTAGATGAAGAAAACTATCAAGGAAACGCAGTTGTAAACTATACAGAACGAGAAATTCCTTATACTCGTATTATTGAGCATAAACATTTTGAGTACGGCACACAAGATAAAACGGTCATTACTCGTGAGTACCCAGCAGATTGGAAACGAGGAGATGAACCTTATTATCCAATCAATGATGAGAGAAACAATGCTATGTTTGCTAAGTATCAAGAAGAAGCAGCACAGAATGATAAGGTGATTTTCTGCGGACGTTTAGCAGACTACAAATACTACGACATGCATGTGGTCATTGAACGTGCCCTACATGTTGTAGAGGAAGAGTTTAACAAAGATAATGAAGGATAA
- a CDS encoding stealth family protein produces MMKDKIDIVVLWVDGNDPNFIKEKQRVTSQKESLNADADGEQRYREYGIFQYWFRMIERHAPWVNNIYLITNGQKPSWLNLSHPKLRFISHKEFIPESYLPTFNSATIELNLHRIEGLSENFIYFNDDMYLIKDVKPSDFFKNNKPRLLAVYDALVPWSSYTNTYHNNVELIYRHFPKKQALKSSPWKFFNYRYGALILKNILLLPWGPTGYVNQHLPVPMKKSTLAHLWKIESEVLDRTSRNQFRNYGVDVNQYICQHWQIESNEFYPISKNMGESIELNQIDKLKKIFGNKKRKLLCVNDSINIDERNIILFKKLLEERYPEKSSFEK; encoded by the coding sequence ATAATGAAGGATAAAATTGATATTGTTGTTTTATGGGTAGATGGGAATGATCCTAACTTTATTAAGGAAAAACAAAGAGTAACTAGTCAAAAGGAATCGTTAAATGCAGACGCTGATGGTGAACAGCGTTATCGAGAATATGGAATTTTTCAGTATTGGTTTCGTATGATTGAGAGACATGCACCGTGGGTCAATAATATTTATTTAATTACGAATGGTCAAAAGCCGAGCTGGCTGAACCTTAGTCATCCAAAGTTGAGATTTATATCACATAAGGAATTTATTCCAGAATCCTATCTTCCAACTTTTAATTCTGCGACTATTGAGTTAAATCTTCATAGAATTGAAGGCTTGTCTGAAAATTTTATTTATTTTAACGATGACATGTATTTGATAAAAGATGTAAAGCCTTCAGATTTCTTCAAAAATAATAAACCGAGGCTTTTAGCAGTTTACGATGCTTTAGTTCCATGGTCCTCGTATACAAACACTTATCATAATAACGTTGAATTGATTTATCGTCATTTCCCCAAAAAGCAAGCCTTAAAGTCTTCGCCTTGGAAATTTTTTAATTATAGATATGGTGCTTTAATATTGAAGAATATCTTATTACTTCCATGGGGCCCTACGGGGTATGTAAATCAACATCTTCCAGTTCCAATGAAAAAGAGTACTTTAGCTCATCTTTGGAAAATCGAGTCGGAGGTATTGGATAGAACGTCACGGAATCAATTCAGAAATTATGGGGTGGATGTGAATCAGTATATTTGTCAGCACTGGCAAATTGAAAGTAATGAGTTTTATCCAATTTCAAAAAATATGGGTGAATCAATTGAGCTAAATCAAATTGATAAGCTGAAGAAAATTTTTGGAAATAAGAAGCGAAAACTACTATGTGTGAATGATAGTATTAATATTGATGAAAGAAATATTATACTTTTCAAAAAATTATTAGAAGAACGCTATCCAGAAAAGTCATCTTTTGAAAAATGA
- a CDS encoding sugar transferase, with amino-acid sequence MKYYLKEEFLNDVNQKNAGNKARNDVETVLNELGYIPLRVLVDDWYKMNVLKAQIHKYQALSKAFKLLKRGDEIVIQFPLLHHSLLFSNLLKSLRKKGVKTYFLIHDLETLRFVNDETLPFRMKLRMKITEGSSLHYVNGIIAHNKVMKGVLVNKGVLGEKITNLEIFDYLIPDFIEKTSLRKEQPIIVAGNLSQDKAAYLYSLPIEPQFNLYGVGFDESRKLSNETYFGSFLPDELPSVLEGSFGLVWDGDSSETCSGFFGEYLRYNNSHKASLYLASGFPIIVWKESALSHFVLKNNCGITVDSLFDIQETINNISEEEYQELVENAQKVGNNIRSGYYLKIALEKLTKYLV; translated from the coding sequence ATGAAATACTACTTAAAAGAAGAATTTTTAAATGATGTTAACCAAAAAAATGCTGGCAATAAGGCACGTAATGATGTTGAAACTGTGTTAAATGAGTTGGGATATATCCCTTTAAGAGTATTGGTTGATGATTGGTATAAAATGAATGTACTCAAGGCACAGATACATAAATATCAAGCACTATCAAAAGCATTCAAACTTTTAAAAAGAGGCGATGAGATTGTTATCCAATTTCCATTATTACACCATTCCTTACTATTTAGTAATTTACTAAAATCCCTTAGAAAAAAAGGAGTTAAAACCTATTTTCTGATTCATGATTTAGAAACTTTACGTTTTGTAAATGATGAAACATTACCTTTTAGAATGAAATTACGTATGAAAATTACGGAGGGATCTTCTTTACATTATGTAAATGGTATTATTGCTCATAATAAAGTAATGAAAGGAGTATTAGTCAATAAAGGAGTTCTTGGAGAAAAAATTACTAATTTAGAAATCTTTGATTATTTAATTCCAGATTTTATAGAAAAAACTAGTTTAAGAAAAGAACAACCAATAATTGTTGCAGGAAATTTATCACAAGATAAAGCAGCATATCTATACTCATTACCTATAGAACCACAATTTAATTTATATGGTGTTGGATTTGATGAGTCTAGGAAGTTATCTAATGAAACCTACTTTGGTTCATTTCTTCCAGATGAACTTCCATCAGTATTGGAAGGAAGTTTTGGTTTAGTTTGGGATGGTGACAGTTCTGAGACTTGTAGTGGATTTTTTGGAGAGTATCTACGCTATAACAATTCTCATAAAGCGTCACTTTATTTGGCTTCTGGTTTCCCTATCATTGTTTGGAAGGAATCTGCTTTGTCTCATTTTGTCTTAAAGAATAATTGTGGTATCACAGTTGATTCTTTGTTTGACATACAAGAAACAATCAATAATATTTCGGAAGAAGAATATCAAGAGTTAGTAGAAAATGCACAAAAGGTAGGAAATAATATAAGATCAGGATATTATTTGAAAATAGCTTTAGAGAAACTAACTAAATACTTAGTTTAA
- the rfbA gene encoding glucose-1-phosphate thymidylyltransferase RfbA, translated as MKGIILAGGSGTRLYPLTRAISKQLMPVYDKPMIYYPLSTLMLAGIKDILIISTPHDLPRFKELLQDGSELGINLSYAEQPSPDGLAQAFIIGEKFIGNDSVALILGDNIYYGPGLSKMLQKAANKEKGATVFGYQVKDPERFGVVEFDEEMNAISIEEKPEHPRSNYAVTGLYFYDNDVVEISKNIKPSPRGELEITDVNKAYLERGDLSVELMGRGFAWLDTGTHESLLEASQYIETVQRMQNVQVANLEEIAYRMGYISREDVLKLAQPLKKNEYGQYLLRLIGEE; from the coding sequence ATGAAAGGTATTATCCTTGCAGGAGGTTCAGGAACTCGCTTGTATCCTTTGACTCGTGCTATATCCAAACAACTGATGCCGGTTTATGATAAACCCATGATTTATTATCCTCTATCGACACTCATGTTAGCTGGTATCAAAGATATTTTAATTATCTCGACTCCTCATGATTTACCTCGTTTTAAAGAGCTGCTTCAAGATGGTTCGGAGTTGGGAATTAATCTTTCTTATGCGGAACAACCTAGTCCAGATGGATTGGCTCAGGCCTTCATTATCGGTGAAAAATTTATTGGAAATGACAGTGTCGCCCTAATTTTAGGAGATAATATTTACTATGGTCCTGGTCTATCTAAAATGCTTCAGAAGGCTGCTAATAAGGAGAAAGGTGCAACTGTTTTTGGATATCAAGTTAAGGATCCTGAAAGATTTGGTGTTGTGGAATTTGATGAGGAGATGAATGCTATTTCTATTGAGGAAAAACCAGAACATCCTCGTTCCAATTATGCAGTGACCGGCCTTTATTTCTATGATAATGATGTTGTAGAAATTTCAAAAAATATTAAACCAAGCCCTCGTGGTGAATTGGAAATTACAGACGTAAACAAAGCATATCTAGAACGTGGAGACTTATCAGTTGAGCTAATGGGGCGTGGTTTTGCTTGGTTAGATACTGGAACTCATGAAAGTTTATTAGAGGCGTCACAGTACATTGAGACAGTGCAACGGATGCAAAATGTTCAAGTGGCAAACTTAGAAGAGATTGCTTATCGTATGGGTTATATCAGCCGTGAGGATGTATTAAAGTTAGCACAACCTCTTAAGAAAAATGAATACGGACAATATTTGCTCCGTTTGATTGGAGAAGAATAG
- a CDS encoding dTDP-4-dehydrorhamnose 3,5-epimerase family protein, translating to MTDNFFGKTLAVRNVEAIPGMLEFDIPVHGDNRGWFKENFQKEKMLPLGFPEYFFTEGKLQNNVSFSRKNVLRGLHAEPWDKYISVADGGKVLGSWVDLREGETFGNTYQTVIDASKGIFVPRGVANGFQVLSDTVSYSYLVNDYWALDLKPKYAFVNYADPELGIEWANLAEAEVSEADKNHPLLKDVKPLKKEDL from the coding sequence ATGACAGATAATTTTTTCGGTAAGACGCTTGCGGTTCGCAATGTCGAAGCTATTCCAGGTATGTTAGAATTTGATATCCCTGTTCATGGTGATAATCGTGGCTGGTTCAAAGAAAATTTCCAAAAGGAAAAAATGCTCCCCCTTGGTTTCCCAGAGTATTTCTTTACAGAAGGAAAATTACAAAATAATGTATCCTTCTCACGTAAAAATGTTCTCCGTGGTCTACACGCAGAACCTTGGGATAAGTACATTTCTGTAGCAGATGGTGGGAAGGTTCTGGGTTCTTGGGTTGATCTACGCGAGGGCGAAACTTTCGGAAATACCTATCAAACAGTAATTGATGCAAGTAAGGGTATCTTTGTTCCCCGTGGTGTGGCTAATGGATTTCAGGTTCTATCAGATACAGTCTCTTATAGCTATCTGGTCAACGATTATTGGGCATTAGATTTGAAACCTAAATATGCCTTTGTCAATTATGCAGATCCAGAATTAGGAATTGAGTGGGCCAATCTTGCTGAAGCAGAGGTTTCAGAAGCAGATAAAAATCATCCACTACTTAAGGATGTAAAACCTTTGAAAAAAGAAGATTTGTAA
- the rfbB gene encoding dTDP-glucose 4,6-dehydratase: protein MTEYKKIIVTGGAGFIGSNFVHYVYKNFPDVHVTVLDKLTYAGNRANIEKILGDRVELVVGDIADAELVDKLAVQADAIVHYAAESHNDNSLNDPSPFIHTNFIGTYTLLEAARKYNIRFHHVSTDEVYGDLPLREDLPGYGEGPGEKFTADTKYNPSSPYSSTKAASDLIVKAWVRSFGVKATISNCSNNYGPYQHIEKFIPRQITNILSGIKPKLYGEGKNVRDWIHTNDHSSGVWTILTKGQIGETYLIGADGEKNNKEVLELILKEMGQDADAYDHVTDRAGHDLRYAIDASKLRDELGWKPEFTNFESGLKETIKWYTDNQEWWKAEKEAVEANYAKTQEIIKL from the coding sequence ATGACTGAATACAAAAAAATTATCGTGACAGGTGGAGCAGGTTTTATCGGTTCTAACTTTGTTCATTATGTTTACAAGAACTTTCCAGATGTTCACGTGACAGTATTAGACAAGTTGACTTATGCTGGAAATCGCGCTAATATTGAAAAAATTTTAGGTGATCGTGTTGAGTTGGTTGTTGGAGATATTGCTGATGCGGAGTTGGTAGACAAGTTGGCTGTTCAAGCAGATGCTATCGTTCATTATGCAGCGGAAAGTCACAATGACAATTCACTGAATGATCCATCACCGTTTATACATACTAACTTCATCGGAACCTATACTCTTTTGGAAGCAGCTCGCAAATATAATATTCGCTTCCACCATGTATCGACAGATGAAGTTTATGGGGATCTCCCTCTCCGTGAGGATTTGCCAGGATATGGTGAAGGTCCAGGTGAGAAATTTACTGCTGATACCAAATACAATCCTAGCTCTCCATACTCATCAACCAAGGCCGCTTCAGACTTGATTGTAAAAGCCTGGGTACGATCATTTGGTGTCAAGGCAACGATTTCTAACTGTTCAAATAACTACGGTCCTTATCAACACATTGAAAAATTCATCCCACGTCAGATTACCAACATCCTAAGTGGAATTAAGCCAAAACTTTATGGTGAAGGTAAGAATGTTCGTGACTGGATTCATACCAATGATCATTCTTCGGGAGTTTGGACAATCTTGACAAAAGGTCAAATCGGTGAAACTTACTTAATCGGGGCTGATGGTGAGAAGAACAACAAGGAAGTTTTGGAACTTATCCTTAAGGAAATGGGCCAAGATGCAGATGCCTATGATCATGTAACTGACCGTGCAGGACATGACCTCCGCTATGCAATTGACGCTAGTAAGCTCCGTGATGAATTAGGCTGGAAACCAGAATTCACTAATTTTGAATCTGGTCTCAAGGAAACAATCAAGTGGTATACAGATAACCAAGAATGGTGGAAAGCAGAGAAAGAAGCTGTTGAAGCCAATTATGCTAAAACTCAGGAGATTATCAAATTATAA
- the rfbD gene encoding dTDP-4-dehydrorhamnose reductase gives MILITGAKGQLGTELRYLLDERNEEYVAVDVAEMDITNEEMVEKVFEEVKPTLVYHCAAYTAVDAAEDEGKELDFAINVTGTENVAKASEKHGATLVYISTDYVFDGKKPVGQEWEVDDRPDPQTEYGRTKRMGEELVEKYVSNFYIIRTAWVFGNYGKNFVFTMQNLAKTHKTLTVVNDQHGRPTWTRTLAEFMTYLAENCKEFGYYHLSNDATEDTTWYDFAVEILKDTDVEIKPVDSSQFPAKAKRPLNSTMSLAKAKATGFVIPTWQDALKEFYKQEVKSDIN, from the coding sequence ATGATTTTAATTACAGGAGCAAAAGGCCAATTAGGAACTGAACTTCGTTATTTATTAGATGAGCGTAATGAAGAATACGTAGCAGTAGATGTGGCTGAGATGGATATTACAAATGAAGAAATGGTTGAGAAAGTTTTCGAAGAAGTTAAACCGACTTTAGTATACCACTGTGCTGCCTACACCGCTGTTGATGCAGCAGAGGATGAAGGGAAAGAATTAGACTTTGCTATCAATGTTACGGGGACAGAAAATGTCGCAAAAGCATCTGAAAAGCATGGTGCAACCCTAGTTTATATTTCCACCGACTATGTCTTTGACGGTAAGAAACCAGTTGGACAAGAGTGGGAAGTTGATGATCGACCAGATCCACAGACAGAATATGGACGTACAAAGCGCATGGGAGAAGAGTTAGTTGAGAAGTATGTGTCTAATTTCTATATTATCCGTACTGCCTGGGTATTTGGAAATTACGGTAAAAACTTTGTTTTTACGATGCAAAACCTTGCGAAAACTCATAAGACATTAACGGTTGTAAATGACCAGCATGGTCGCCCAACTTGGACTCGTACCTTGGCTGAATTTATGACTTATCTAGCTGAAAATTGCAAGGAATTTGGTTACTATCATTTATCGAATGACGCAACAGAAGACACAACTTGGTATGATTTTGCAGTTGAAATTTTGAAAGATACAGATGTGGAAATCAAGCCAGTAGATTCAAGTCAATTTCCAGCAAAAGCTAAACGTCCGTTAAACTCAACAATGAGTCTGGCTAAAGCTAAAGCTACTGGATTTGTTATTCCAACTTGGCAAGATGCCTTGAAAGAATTTTATAAACAAGAAGTAAAAAGTGATATTAACTAA
- a CDS encoding peptide ABC transporter substrate-binding protein, whose product MKTRKVLALAGVTLLAAGVLAACSGGSATKGEQTFAFTYETDPDNLNYLTTSKAATSNITSNVIDGLLENDRYGNLVPSMAEDWSVSKDGLTYTYKIRQDAKWYTSEGEEYAPVKAQDFVTGLKYATDKKSQALYLVQDSIKGLDAYAKGENKDFSQVGIKALDDQTVQYTLNKPESFWNSKTTMGVLAPVNEEFLNSKGDDFAKATDPSSILYNGPYLLKSLVAKSSVEFAKNPNYWDKDNVHVDKIKLSFWDGQDTSKPAENFKDGSLTAARLYPTNASFAELEKTMKDNIVYTQQDSTTYLVGTNIDRQSYKYTSKTSDEQKTSTKKALLNKDFRQAIAFGFDRTAYASQVNGASGASKILRNLFVPPTFVQADGKNFGDMVKEKLVTYGDEWKDVNLADAQDGLYNPEKAKAEFAKAKSALQAEGVTFPIHLDMPVDQTATTKVQRVQSFKQSVEETLGTDNVVIDIQQLQKDEVLNITYFAETAAGEDWDISDNVGWSPDFADPSTYLDIIKPSVGENTKTYFGFDSGTDNAAAKKVGLNDYEKLVTEAGNETIDVAKRYDKYATAQAWLTDSALIIPTTSLTGRPILSKMVPFTMPFAFSGNKGTSDPLLYKYLELQDKAVTVDEYQKAQDKWMKEKEESNKKAQEELAKHVK is encoded by the coding sequence ATGAAAACAAGGAAAGTATTGGCTCTTGCGGGAGTCACTTTATTAGCAGCTGGTGTCTTAGCGGCTTGTTCTGGTGGTTCTGCTACTAAAGGTGAGCAGACTTTTGCATTTACCTACGAGACAGACCCAGATAATCTCAACTATTTGACAACCAGCAAGGCAGCTACTTCAAACATTACTAGTAACGTCATTGATGGATTGCTTGAAAATGACCGTTATGGGAATCTTGTTCCCTCTATGGCAGAGGACTGGTCAGTTTCTAAAGATGGTTTGACCTACACTTATAAGATTCGTCAGGATGCCAAGTGGTACACATCTGAAGGGGAAGAATATGCTCCTGTCAAGGCTCAAGACTTTGTAACAGGTCTTAAATATGCAACAGATAAGAAATCACAAGCTCTTTACTTGGTACAGGATTCAATCAAGGGGCTGGATGCTTATGCTAAGGGAGAAAATAAAGATTTTTCTCAAGTTGGAATTAAAGCCCTTGACGATCAAACAGTCCAATACACTTTGAACAAACCTGAAAGTTTTTGGAATTCTAAAACAACAATGGGTGTCTTGGCACCAGTTAATGAAGAGTTTTTGAACTCAAAAGGGGATGATTTTGCTAAAGCGACAGATCCAAGCAGTATCTTGTATAATGGTCCTTATTTGTTAAAATCTCTTGTGGCTAAATCTTCCGTTGAATTTGCAAAAAACCCTAACTACTGGGATAAAGATAATGTTCATGTTGATAAGATAAAATTGTCATTCTGGGATGGTCAAGATACCAGCAAACCTGCGGAAAACTTTAAAGATGGTAGTCTTACAGCAGCCAGACTTTATCCTACAAATGCAAGTTTTGCAGAACTTGAAAAAACGATGAAGGACAATATTGTCTATACCCAACAAGACTCTACGACTTATCTAGTTGGTACAAATATTGATCGTCAGTCCTATAAATATACTTCTAAGACTAGTGACGAACAAAAGACATCTACTAAAAAGGCTCTCTTAAACAAGGATTTCCGTCAGGCTATTGCCTTTGGTTTTGATCGTACGGCCTATGCTTCACAAGTGAACGGTGCCAGTGGTGCAAGCAAAATTTTGCGTAATCTCTTTGTGCCACCAACATTTGTTCAAGCAGATGGGAAAAACTTTGGCGATATGGTCAAAGAAAAATTAGTAACCTATGGGGATGAATGGAAGGATGTTAATCTGGCCGATGCCCAAGATGGTCTCTACAATCCTGAAAAAGCCAAGGCCGAATTTGCTAAGGCTAAGTCAGCTTTACAGGCAGAAGGCGTGACTTTCCCAATTCACCTAGACATGCCTGTTGATCAGACAGCAACTACAAAAGTTCAACGTGTTCAATCTTTCAAACAATCGGTTGAAGAAACCTTGGGTACAGATAATGTCGTAATTGATATTCAACAACTACAAAAAGATGAAGTCTTGAATATTACCTACTTTGCTGAAACAGCAGCTGGGGAAGATTGGGATATTTCAGATAATGTTGGTTGGTCTCCAGACTTTGCGGATCCATCTACTTACCTCGATATTATCAAACCATCAGTTGGTGAAAACACTAAAACCTACTTTGGCTTTGATTCTGGTACAGATAATGCTGCAGCTAAGAAGGTTGGTCTGAACGACTATGAGAAATTGGTAACTGAAGCTGGAAATGAGACAATAGATGTAGCAAAACGTTATGATAAGTATGCTACAGCCCAAGCTTGGTTGACAGATAGTGCCTTGATTATTCCAACAACATCACTCACTGGTCGCCCAATCTTGTCTAAGATGGTACCATTTACGATGCCGTTTGCCTTCTCTGGTAACAAGGGGACAAGCGATCCGCTCCTATACAAATACTTGGAACTTCAAGACAAGGCAGTCACTGTGGATGAATACCAAAAAGCTCAAGATAAATGGATGAAAGAAAAAGAAGAATCCAATAAAAAAGCGCAAGAAGAACTTGCAAAACATGTGAAATAA
- the pbp1a gene encoding penicillin-binding protein PBP1A: MNKQTILRFLKYIGITFLTLFIALFLLGGGVFLYFVSKAPALSESKLVATTSSKIYDNKNELIADLGSERRVNAQANEIPTDLVKAIVSIEDHRFFDHRGVDTIRIMGAALRNLQGKGGLQGASTLTQQLIKLTYFSTSTADQTLSRKAQEAWLAVQLEQKATKQEILTYYINKVYMSNGNYGMQTAAENYYGKDLKDLSLPQLALLAGMPQAPNQYDPYSHPEAALERRNLVLSEMKGQKYISAEDYEKAINTPITDGLQSLKSANSYPAYMDNYLKEVIDQVEQETGYNLLTTGMEVYTNVDKNVQQRLWDVYNTDEYVAYPDDELQVASTIVDVTNGKVIAQLGARHQSSNVSFGINQAVETNRDWGSTMKPITDYAPALEYGVYDSTASIVHDVPYNYPGTDTPVYNWDHGYFGNITIQYALQQSRNVTAVETLNKVGLDRAKTFLNGLGIDYPSMHYANAISSNTTESNKQYGASSEKMAAAYAAFANGGIYHKPMYINKIVFSDGSEKEFSDAGTRAMKETTAYMMTEMMKTVLAYGTGRGAYLPWLPQAGKTGTSNYTDDEIEKYIKNTGYVAPDEMFVGYTRKYSMAVWTGYSNRLTPIVGDGFLVAAKVYRSMISYLSEDDQPGDWTMPDGLFRNGEFVFQNSAKNTWNNPATQQTQTVETPSTTAESSTTQASTTVGQQPNNAPATDPNQGQASQAVQPTQPVQPTPQNPQVQQPQQ; this comes from the coding sequence ATGAATAAACAAACCATTCTGCGATTCTTAAAGTATATTGGAATTACATTTCTTACCTTATTTATCGCATTATTTCTATTAGGTGGAGGTGTCTTCCTCTACTTTGTTAGCAAGGCTCCAGCCTTATCTGAAAGTAAATTAGTTGCGACAACCTCTAGCAAGATTTATGACAACAAAAACGAACTGATTGCTGACCTTGGATCTGAACGTCGCGTAAATGCCCAAGCAAATGAAATTCCTACTGACTTGGTCAAGGCCATCGTGTCTATCGAAGACCACCGTTTCTTTGATCATAGAGGTGTTGATACCATTCGTATCATGGGGGCGGCACTGAGAAACCTCCAAGGGAAAGGAGGGCTCCAAGGGGCTTCAACCTTGACTCAGCAATTGATTAAATTAACTTATTTCTCTACTTCAACTGCCGATCAAACCTTGTCACGTAAAGCCCAAGAAGCTTGGCTAGCCGTTCAATTAGAGCAAAAAGCAACCAAGCAAGAAATCCTGACCTACTACATCAACAAAGTCTACATGTCTAACGGTAACTATGGAATGCAAACCGCAGCCGAAAATTACTATGGAAAAGACTTGAAGGATTTAAGCTTGCCACAGTTAGCACTCCTAGCCGGAATGCCTCAAGCACCAAACCAATATGATCCATATTCCCATCCAGAAGCTGCTCTAGAGCGTCGTAACTTGGTACTTTCAGAAATGAAGGGACAGAAGTATATCAGTGCAGAAGATTACGAAAAAGCTATTAATACGCCTATCACTGACGGTCTTCAAAGCTTGAAGTCAGCCAATAGTTACCCAGCCTATATGGACAACTACCTCAAAGAAGTAATCGACCAAGTCGAACAAGAAACGGGCTACAACCTTCTTACCACAGGTATGGAAGTCTATACTAATGTCGACAAAAATGTTCAACAGAGACTTTGGGATGTTTATAACACAGATGAATACGTTGCTTATCCAGATGATGAACTCCAAGTAGCTTCCACTATCGTGGATGTAACAAATGGTAAAGTCATTGCTCAGTTAGGGGCACGTCACCAATCAAGTAATGTATCTTTCGGAATCAACCAAGCCGTTGAAACCAATCGTGACTGGGGTTCTACTATGAAACCAATCACTGACTATGCTCCCGCTTTAGAATACGGAGTCTATGACTCTACTGCTTCTATTGTACATGATGTTCCTTATAACTATCCTGGCACTGATACTCCAGTCTACAACTGGGATCATGGCTACTTTGGAAACATTACAATCCAGTATGCTCTTCAACAATCACGAAACGTCACAGCCGTTGAGACTTTGAATAAGGTCGGTCTAGATAGAGCTAAAACCTTCCTTAATGGTCTTGGTATCGACTATCCAAGCATGCATTACGCAAACGCCATTTCAAGTAACACAACTGAATCCAACAAACAGTACGGTGCAAGTAGTGAAAAAATGGCTGCTGCTTATGCCGCCTTTGCTAATGGTGGTATTTACCACAAACCAATGTATATCAATAAAATCGTCTTTAGTGATGGTAGTGAAAAAGAATTTTCTGATGCTGGTACACGAGCTATGAAAGAAACTACTGCCTATATGATGACCGAAATGATGAAAACTGTTTTAGCTTACGGAACCGGACGGGGTGCTTACCTACCATGGCTTCCACAAGCAGGTAAGACAGGTACTTCTAACTATACTGACGACGAAATTGAAAAGTATATCAAGAACACTGGCTACGTAGCTCCAGATGAAATGTTTGTAGGTTATACTCGTAAGTATTCTATGGCTGTATGGACTGGTTACTCAAATCGTTTAACTCCAATCGTTGGAGATGGTTTCCTAGTTGCTGCTAAGGTTTATCGCTCAATGATATCGTATCTATCAGAAGATGACCAACCTGGAGATTGGACGATGCCAGACGGCCTATTCCGAAATGGAGAATTCGTCTTCCAAAATAGTGCTAAGAACACTTGGAATAATCCAGCTACACAACAAACACAAACAGTAGAAACTCCAAGCACAACAGCTGAAAGTTCAACTACACAGGCAAGTACGACGGTTGGTCAACAACCCAATAATGCTCCAGCAACTGATCCTAATCAAGGACAAGCTAGTCAGGCTGTTCAACCGACACAACCAGTACAACCAACGCCACAAAATCCACAAGTTCAACAACCACAACAGTGA